A single region of the Malaclemys terrapin pileata isolate rMalTer1 chromosome 2, rMalTer1.hap1, whole genome shotgun sequence genome encodes:
- the LOC128832383 gene encoding LOW QUALITY PROTEIN: 40S ribosomal protein S15a-like (The sequence of the model RefSeq protein was modified relative to this genomic sequence to represent the inferred CDS: deleted 1 base in 1 codon; substituted 1 base at 1 genomic stop codon): MVCMNVLAAALKSTNNSEKHGKRQVLIXPCSKVILRFLTVMMKHGYIDEFEIIDDHRAGKIVVNLTARLNKCGVISPRFDIQLKDLGKWQNNLLPSLQFGYIVLTASAGIMDHEEARRKHTGGKILEFFF, translated from the exons ATGGTGTGCATGAATGTTCTGGCCGCCGCCCTTAAGAGCACCAACAATTCAGAGAAACATGGAAAACGCCAAGTTCTCATTTGACCGTGCTCTAAAGTAATCCTGCGT TTTTTAACTGTGATGATGAAGCATGGTTACATTGATGAATTTGAGATCATTGATGATCACAGAGCTGGGAAAATTGTTGTTAATCTCACAGCCAGACTGAACAAGTGTGGTGTAATCAGTCCCAGGTTTGATATTCAGCTGAAGGACCTGGGAAAGTGGCAGAATAACCTTTTGCCTTCACTTCAGTTTGGGTACATAGTGCTGACAGCTTCCGCTGGCATCATGGACCATGAGGAAGCAAGGCGAAAACACACAGGAGGCAAAATCCTGGAATTCTTTTtctaa